The Mercenaria mercenaria strain notata chromosome 6, MADL_Memer_1, whole genome shotgun sequence genome contains the following window.
TGGTTACATACTGGTATGGATTGTAATTTACTAGTAATTCTtaaaccctgctaaatttcaataatgaacttgtccaactatcaatttggacattaccatttagTGTTTtaaggggtgcttgccaaaaatatactgactgaatggtgaacagtgcagatcttgatcagactgcacagatgtgcaggctgatcatgatctacacaggtcgcaaaggcagaatcatttgtgtccagcatgataagggttagcaTACACAGGGCTTAGCTTGTAATTGGTAActattttttttggaaatcatGTCAATTCCTTTGCATCTTGGACATTTTGAAATCCTGATACAGAATTTATAAGAAGGAACACTTGTGGTTAGcatttcacacttgactgagcaggtaatggataaaAGGGCAATGTCAAAAGCATCGGAATACCATTTGGGTGCcaccatcttggactcatgcatgttcattacaaatagcctctatgcCAATGTGTGTTCatgcatctttaagtcaatctacTTGAAATGCAAGTTATTAACAGCAGGCAGACAAGAAACAATTACTAAATTTAATATAGCGTATCCACCAGTGCATTGCATATTTGGTAATGTAGACTAGAGATTAATATAACTAATATGCATGActtaaaaatagactcccgccaaataATCTCGTTACGAAATAATGGCTGATCACATGATGTTTGTTATATTCAGATATCCTGTCAAGATTTTTCCCCTACGTTTTGTAAAACTTCAATGTCTATATATATGCTTGCGTGTGTTAATCACATGACGAAAACATATAGGAGGGTTACTTCTGCGATTAAACCTCTGCAACATAATGTTAAAGTCAGATTTTCTTAAATGACAGAATATTGTATATCcgctagaaggaacttttgctatgctaaATCTTGCTTCAGTGctagtatttaaaatatataaaatgttatgaatgatgaatacatgtatttcatgaaCACTTAGTCTAGTCTAGTCTTAAATTACATTTGTCTGAATGACCCTTGTATTGATTTATAGGTTTGAAGATATTTTTTGTTGGAGAAGGTAAAAGTCATTGGACTAAAAGAAGTGGGAAAACAACTGTGAACTATCGCGGATCAGAAATATACATGAACGCATTAATGAAACTCTTTGAAGCAGGTAATCTATGCAATATTTTGTAGTTTAGCCTATTTGGTAGATATCTTTTAACAACATCATTGGGTAGAGTACCGggtatgtaatatatataattacaaaatccaagttagattttatcaaatactGTGGTATTGTTTGTATTTGTGGGGAACTATTTCTTGTTGGTTTCATGGTTGAATTTATTCATGCAACTAAATCTCAGGAATGAATAAAATAACAATCTtcatctttaaaagttttttgctgttttgttttttacagagTTTCGttaatattaaactttttttacacTTTGTTAAAGAGTCTCAAAGTGGTTCTCAGGAGCATCCAGCAGGAAGTCACGCCTATCCATTCTCCTTGCAATTAAGTGCCAGTTTACCGTCATCATTTGAAGGAAGCCGCGGACATGTGCGATATCTATGTAAATGTACGATAGACAGACCTTGGAAGTTTGATTCGCATGTGAAACGGGCATTTACGGTGATCCATCATTTGGATCTAAACCTAGTGCCTCAAGCACCTGTATGTATTATCCCTAAGTATCTTTTTTTGGCAAGTGAATGTTAAAGAAGTGCCTTACTCTGAGACTAATGATTCAGATTTGAACTTCTTTATACTCctttaattaaatgttttgttgGACTTTGTATAAGCTTTGTAGTGGCAATATCCATTTGGTCTTGTTGCGCTTGTTTTACTGACAATCCCATAAGTTTGCTGAATTTTTGTAAAGCAATAGTTACAGGATGCAATGTTCAGTAACAATAactcaactttttttttcaatgcatgTATTTATTGTCTATATCTTCTACATAACTGTTGCTGTATACTGGCTAGCGTCCTACAACCGGacacttttgtaatatttttcacgataactcgggaaatagatatatctaatggttgaaatttcacatgaacaaagctaggttctcctcCCAACTAAAGAgttaatttgtttacttctaaaattaggtcaagtaATTTTTCGAGGCCCGAACAAGGGCCTATGAATCACGTTGTTTTAAGGTCTAACAGTACCATGTTTCCGGACCATATATGGACAGCGAGTtgtcactttattgattttcaatttacgtttaatattgaattaaactttatttcCATCCAAGGGAAAGTAAGCGTACTGAGTCCTAGAAGTGATTgaattacctctcttgaatcGATTTTGAATGTATCTCTCCCGACTGAatcttttaaatttcacttttcaAAGTGgatattttgataagaaaatgtgttttagggtgtattaaaatcatgcactaaattatcaaagctgtatttccTAAGTTTAAGTGTTTACTAAATGTCTCGTCTGCTTACCTCAAATTTGCAGGGGGCCTTTAGATTTAATGGCGGGACCTCACGGAAATACTGCGCATCACACCATTTCAGGCCTCATCCGGCATGTAAACATGCTTCATGAGTGCAGACgaaatgaaatgtagcatttattgtaaaatatttaaatttaaccGTTGTAACTTAGCTATGTTGTTGAAAATCATGCGTCCATTTGATCATAAACAGATGAGCAAGGTTAAAGACCGAAATAAAGCATTTATGGGACTTCCGGTTTGGTGGTCGTCTGGATTTGGTGGTCGCTAGCCAGTACAGTATTTGTACTTCAGTTCCTATGTGGAGGTAGTTATATTGACCTAGCTTACACATATCACAGTATCCTATgagatatatacattttcaatggggcctccgtggccgagtggttaaggtcgctgacttcaaatcacttgcccctcactgatgtgggttagagcctcactctgggcgttgaattcttaatgtgaggaagccatccagctagctttcagaaggtcggtggttctacccaggtacccgctcttcatgaaataatacacggaagggcacctggggtcttcctccaccatcaaagctggaaagttgccatatgatctttaattgtgtcagtgcgacgttaaacccaacaaaataaattttaaaaaataaacatcttCCTGTAGGTTTTTTCTACCAGGTTATCCtatgagatacatgtatatacattttcctGGAGGTTTCCTAACTAATTTTCCTATGAGATAAATACATGAGGTTTACTTTGGAAAGGATGTAAAGCTAATCTAACAACTGCCCAGTGCTTGATAAATTATGGAACGGAGAACCAGTCTAGAATATAACATCTGtatcaaatttttataaattttagtctGTGTATGAATTTCATTGGTTGTATTTAAGATATACAAGAAAGCATTTGGCTTCATTTCCCATGTGTAATCCTGATAAGTTGTTGCAACAGTCATTATCATCACTTCCTGTAGATTCAAAACATAATAACTCATGGCTGATTCTTTTTCTAGATCCCAGTAGATGGTCAGGTCAGACAGGATATAGAAGGCTGTTGTTGTAGTGCTGGATCTGTTGAAGCGTCGTTAAGTTTGAACAAGACGGGGTATGTCCCGGGAGAACCAATCGTATACGATATTATCATCGATAATCAGAGTGACTATAGTATAAACACAGTGGAGCTGATCCTTATACAGGTATTAATCTTATAAAGACTTTGACTAACAGTCTTTATGCCTCCTTAATcttatataaaatttgatttatGATCTGTATGGTGCCTTCATGTTTATGATGGAAGGGTACTATAGTGATACCCCTGACCATGTTTGTGGGTATGGGCATGCATATGTTTACTTGTATGTTTGTGTACATGTGAAAATCATGTCCGGTTGAGAATTTAGTCTTGCATGgtggaattttgaaataacttggcacaaatgataaTAACTTGACACAGGGCACACATATGTCTGCATTACATAGAAGAGGAATTCTGTAACAGATcttaaataaaagacaaaaggagACTTTGACATCATGTCCTGTTGAGCCTAAAGTTTGTCTTGTCTTAAAATGTACACAAAAGAAAGGAGAAATTTTATCTGATGCACTGTAACAGTGGCACCTAATGTTGTTAACTTTGAATCTTTTTATGGGtacttatatataaataaataattgagccgtgccatgagaaaaccaacatagtgggtttgcgaccagcatggatccagaccagcctgcgcatccgcgcagtctggtcaggatccatgctgttcgctattaaagcctattggacttggagaaactgttagcgaacagcatggatcctggccagactgcgcggatgcgcaggctggtctggatccatgctggtcgcaaacccactatgttggttttctcatggcacggctcatataacaataaatatatatgccTGTCTTAGACTGAAGTAAATCCTAGAAGAACAGAACTTTCATCAAAACctgaaaatgatgaaaactgCCCCACTATCTTGATTTTGTCACTTTGACCTAGCTGCTAGCTGATACAAAAATTAAGTAAAGCAGGCCAGTTATATTTTACAAGGCAATTTCTTCAGCACAATTTTATCTTTATAGGTAGTTAAAAGATTAGTGAATCGAAAGAATAAGCATAGATTAATGAAAGAGAGCTTATcttatcatttttatacgcccgtttgaaaaacgggatgtattatgggaacgcccctggcgggcgggcgggttggcgggcgggcgggcggcgtccacagaccttgtccggagcatatcttctacatgcatgaagggattttgatgaaacttggcacagttgttcaccatcatgagacggagtgtcatgcacaagaaccaggtccctaggtctaaggtcaaggtcacacttagaggtcaaaggtcaaattcaagaatgactttgtccggagcatatcttcttcatgcatagagggattttgatgaaagttggcacagttgttcatcatcatgagaaggagtgtcatgcgcaagaaccaggtccctagatctaaggtcaaggtcacacttagaggtcaaaggatacaagaatgaaaactttgtccggagcatttcttcttcatgcatagagggattttgatataacttggcacaaatgttcaccaccatgaggcggagtgtcatgcgcaagaaccaggtctctaggtctaaggtcaaggtcacacttagaggtcaaaggatacaagaatgaaaaccttgtccggagcatgtcttcttcatgcatagagggattttgatataacttggcacaaatgttcaccaccacgagacgtagtgtcatgcgcaagaaccaggtccctaggtctaaggtcaaggtcacacttagaggccaaaggtcagatacaagaatgactttgtccgaagcatttcttcttcatgcatggagggattttgatgtaacttgacacaattatacaccatcatgagacaaagtgtcatgcgcagttcccttctttcgaattacttccctttgttgttactataaatagctaatattgtaactttttcattactagtcatagggaaaaatcgagaccacttttctgtagtacaatatgcatgctacatccaattttgagttgtattttgaccagtctctaccttgttaagatttttgtgaggacttacaattttttttttttatttttttttaaagattaacttcccttagttgttactataaataacttatattgtaacttttttataattgaccgtagggaaaaaccaagaccacttttctgtggtacaacatagatgttactttccaattttaggtgtattttaaggtatctctacctggtaaggagtttttttgtggacttagaaaaacaaaacacttagttattactaaacaaccacaaagttaaaattccatttgcaaatacaggtgctagagtaaagaaatttgctgtgacgggcgtatattgtgacattcttgcactcttgttaactCTGACTACGAGTTACATAGAGAGCTATGGTACTAGGTCCTAGCGTATGTGTCCTTCTGCATCAacaccttgattaaagttttgaagcactttctctattttttttatgcccccgaaatgaggcatatagtttttgaaccgtctgtccgtctatcggtctgtcagtctgtctgtcggtctgtcagtctgtccgcaattttcgtgtccggtccatatctttgtcatcgatggatggattttcaaataacttggaatgaatgtgtaccacagtaagaggacgtgtcgcgcgcaagacccaggtccgtagctcaaaggtcaaggtcacacttagacattaaaggatagtgcattgatgggcgtgtccggtccatatctttgtcatcgatggatggattttcaaataacttggcatgaatgtgtaccacagtaagacgacgtgtcgcgcgcaagacccaggtccgtagctcaaaggtcaaggtcacacttagacgttaaaggatagtgcattgatgagcgtgtccggtccatatctttgtcatcgatggatggattttcaaataacttggcatggattttcaaataacttggcatgaatgtgtaccacagtaagacaacgtgtcgcgcgcaagacccaggtccgtagctcaaaggtcaaggtcacacttagacgttaaaggtcatttttcatgatagtgcattgataggcgtgttcggtccatatctttgtcattcatgcatggattttaaaatatctacgcatgaatgtgtgacacattaagacgacgtgtcacgcgcaagacccagttccgtaggtcaaaggtcctaaactctaacatcggccataactatatattcattcaaagtgccatcaggggcatgtgtcatcctatggagacagctcttgttatctatgtaattacttgatggatttgcttcaaaatAAACACTTAAACTCTTGGTAACAATATTCGTAAAtgttattttacagaaaactaCATACCAAGGAAAATCCGATGCATTCCTTTCATCAGGTCATCCAAAGTTCCATCCAAAGACAGCCTCATTTTCCCTCCTGCATTTAAACTGTAACATCAAACAGCGGTCTACAGAAACCATAAACCGGGCTACACTGGTGCCATCTCTTCCACCGTCGGGTCTAGAGGGatgtggtataataaatataGACTATACTGTTGAGGTAAGTTTACTATTCCAGTTTGTTTTCGGTTTAGTGTGAAAGTAGGAAAAAATTTAATCGTAGACGAaccttttgtatgaaatataCGGTACTACAGTTTTTACACCTATAATAATATTTCCTCCTTTATTAAGTCATGTTTGTAATGTTGTGACACTGGGGGAGTGGATAAGGTTGTTGATCTTGAATTACTTGCCTGCCCACTAAGGAAACTGCTCTTTGaatgtattattgttttatttgaggGAGCTTTTCCGCTGACCTTAGGGAAGTGGATAATTCTACACACATGGCTAAAATAACATGGTTGATGTAAAGTACAGGTTTTGTCATATTGCCCAGCCCAGCAAGTAATACAGGGGAAACTCTGGTTTTAACCGGGTTTTAACTGGCAGTACTGAATTCGGTAAATTAGTACCGGGTATTAATAATGCTTGGAGGTGCTCTTGTTAAAAGTGGAAAATATCCATTCAACTAAAATTGTGATGGTGTTACTTAAAACCAAACAAgagaaacattttttgttgtatatactagtaatatgaaagaaaatattgttatGCTCTGAAATTCTGGTAGAATAAAAGATCTGATAAAAGTTGAGCTCAGTATATTCTTTTAAATATCTGTATGTGTCTATTGCTGGCAAGACAACTAGACTTGAAATCAGGAAAAGGTTATCATTAGTTTTAACTTAATTTGATCTTGTTCAGAGTTGGTAAAAATACTTGTATGACACTTAAAGtcacattttttagctcacctgtcacaaagtgataaggtgagctattgtgaccgcttgatgtccgtcgtcagtcgtgcgtcctCCGGGGTAAAATTGCACCCCCCTCCAGGAGTtgcttgattgtacatcagaaaatcttccaacaaatttctaaaaatcatcagtttgatatttgaaatatgtagctcatattactcaggtgagcgatccagggtcatcttgaccctcttgttcttcTTTACAGTTGAAAGTTCCTTGTAGTGGTACAAAACTGAAGATACTGAAAAAGATCATACTTGGTACCATCCCTCTTCAGCAGCCCACATTCCAGGTGCCAGCACAACCAAGTGCCCCATCACCAGCACTGTTGGCACCAGTTACTCTACAGCCTCAGTCAATCAGCCTGAATGTAGAGCCTGTAATGGTACCACCATCATATGAAGAAggtatattttaatcatttttaattttttcaaaatggttttgaaagttctgtgaaattattttgttttaagggATTTATGTTTAGAGGTTTTTTTCAATCCTCACTAATATCTTCtgtatgaatgaaatatttgttttatgaaaatgtatcTTAAAGGTTCGAAATGCACAAGTTTATGTCCTTACATATAAAGTTCTTAGGCAAAAAGTTTATAACAagcatttacataattatataactacACAAAAATGTACATGAGCTGTCAATGATTACCACTCCTGCAGGAATGAGGGCTGCCTCATACAACATTATGATGAAAAGCTCAgatctttttaacataaattgatAAATCATTCCGATGCTgtcaacaagttttatatttcTCTTTCAATTTAGCCTTAGCCCCGCCTCCATCATACTCGGAGTGTGTATACGGCCGTACCACTATCAGAGACGCTGATGACGATGACAATACAACAGGAGACACGACATGGGCACCAGCCTACCCATATTATGACTGGTCCACACTTCCATACAGAGGCCACAGACCAGAAGTTGCGACTGCAGGTCCGCCTCAGTACGACAATGATTGATGCGAGATTTTTTATCGACTTTAAAACTTACTATAAAATGCAATATTGATATATACACGATATTCAGATAAGGCCAAGATTACCACCACTTCTTCCACTTCCACATTATCTCAGTGTCCATCATAATTTCATATAACCAATAGATATTATACCTTCTTtatgctaaaatatatttttctgttacattatgttcatgtttctttttagcttgactattcaaagaattggtAGAGCTATTAATCTCACCCATGCTTCGGCGTCTGCATCCCTATTTGGTTaactttttgtttgtaagctggtatctcagtaaccacttgacaatgtgagaatggattgaaacttcacacacttattcactgtgaagaaCTGACTTGCTTTGCTTAGGTTCTAtaactgttttgctttttagctcacctgagcacgaagtgctcaaggtgagcttttgtgatcgctctgtgtctgttgtccgtccgttgtcaacaatttgacttttaacactctagaggtcacaattttggttcaatcttaatgaaacatggtcagattgttaccctaaataaaatcttggacatgttcgatattgggtcatctgggatcaaaaagtaggtcaccaggtcaaatctaaggaaaagtttgttaacactctagaggtcacagttttggcccaatcttaatgaaacttggtcagaatattaccctcaataaaatcttggatgatttcgatattgggtcatctggggtcaaaaactaggtcaccaggtcaaatcaaaggaaaagcttgttaacactctagaggtcacaattttggcccaatcttaatgaaacttggtcagaatgttaccctcaataaaattttggacgagttcgatattgggtcatctgaggtctaAAAccaggtcacacggtcaaatcaaaagaaaagcttgttaacactgtagaggccatatttataactgtatcttcatgaaacttggtcagaatgttaatcttgatgatctttaggtccagtttgaatctgtgtcatatagggtcaaaaactaggtcactaggtcaaatcaaaggaaaagctagtaaacactctagaggtcacatttaagaccatatgttaatgaaacttggttagaatgtcaggtcaagttcaaatctgggtcaggtggggtcaaaaactaggtcacttggtcagatcaaaggaaaagcttgttaacgctctagaggccacatttatgactttattttcataaaacttagtcagaatgttaatcttgatgatctttaggtcaagtttgaatctgggtcatgtggggtcaaaaactaggtcactgggtcaaatcaaaggaaaagttagttagcactttagatgccatatttatgaccatatcttaatgaacttggtcggaatgttaaacttgatgatctttaggtcagctttaaatctgggtcagatggagccaaaaactaggtcaccaggtcaaattaaaggaaaagctatttaacactatataagccacatttatgaccctgtcttaatgaaacttggtcagagtgttaatgttgatgatctttaggtcaagtttaaatctgggtcaggtggggtcaaaaactaggtcaccaggtcaaatcaaagaaaaagcttgttaacactctagaagccacattaatgactgtatcttcatgaaacttggtcagaatgttaaccttgataatcttaaggtcaagttcgaatctgggtcatgtggggtcaaaaactaggtcaccgggtcaaatcaaaggaaaagctagttaacactctagaggccacatttatgaccatatcttaatgaaactttgtcagaatgttaatcttgatgatctttaggtcaataggtcaggtgagcgatacagggccttcatggccctcttgttttgaccttcttgtccttaagtgcagttATGACAGGTGaccgatatagggccattttggccctcttgtttacaaaatgataTCCCTTTTTCGTCTTATACTTATTCAATTTacaagcccgcccacttagctcagtagggaaagcgcagatctacaaATCTCGGGGTTGTGAGTTTAAGCCcagggcgaggcatatgttcttcttgacgatttgataaaagacattgtgtctgaaatcattcgtcctccacctctgattcatgtggggaagttggcagttacttgcagagaacaggtttgtactggtacagaatccaggaacactggttaggttaactgcctgttcttacataactgaaatactgttgaaaaacggcgttaaacccaaaacaaacaaacaaacaaaaaaattcaatttacaaggctgttgaatagctGAGCGACGCTGTCCTATGACAGCTtttgttattatgattatttgtATTGGACTAATATGTCCTTTTACTGAAATTTTTctgaaatgaagacaaaagtgtcacaaaaatcttattttaatacaattttaaatgaAGAAGTTTTGTTTAGATGAAGGTTATTGATTTTAAGATAGTTTAAGTCTGAAGACTAAAGTAATGTAAACCAATGTTTCTGAttatttgcaacatttttaaaataaagaaagtgtttttatataaatgattgttttatgacattttaagAAAAAGTGGTTTTAAGACATTCTGAGAAATTGTACAAAAAATTGTGTTAAACACATCATGACTTCGACTCAGTATTTTTTGGTCCCAAGACAATGCTGTCTAGCCATTTCTTAAGTggcttttttctgttttaagttcgCAAGACCTTGCTTACAACTTTTAAGTGATTCATTTGCTCATATACATCAATagttttgttcttttattatttttcattttattcagtgaGGATCAGTTGGTCCTTTTCTTATAAATGACAACCCCTTTTTTAGACAGACTATATATTTAGGGGACATGAGTATACTGTTTTATCTGCCTAATCTGTCTCAAGGTTTTATTTGTGAATGACAACTTTATTCTGCAAGATCGGGAAATAAGTTCTGCATCATTCTAAAGGTCTTAGACTGTAGTAAtagtatcttttttaatttttagaataTCTTTAATAATGTCTATTTTATAGTCAAAaattactctcttttttttttttttcattgtaaaaatctggtgaaaaaaaaacatttttatataaactttgcaaaatgttgtcataaaaaatattgcttttatgctATCTAGGATATTCTTAATGTTTTATAACAATCCATTCTAAAAAAACAAAGtcgaaaattgaaatttttgggGGGGAAATTCCTGTCACAAATGGCTTgaattttacaattgaaaatttcccaatgaaattgttttgacaatatattaaaaattaatcaaagttttttgaaaatttaaaaataatttactaCCAACCTTGGAGTTCTTTACAATGATATACACTGTcaacagtgttgttttatatctaaataaaaatcaggtaaaaaaaatcttgtcacaGAAAAGGTGGATCAAAATAGTAGGTATTTCCGTACAGTTTTTTCATATTCTGCAGCTCTCAGTGTTCATTGTATATTTCTCATATATAGCTAgtcatatatttattgatatcatatatataatatgatataatgtaGATAGTATGATATAACTTATGCTGAATACTATTGGTGCATATATTTCATACCTGTTGTCATAAAATAGCATTGatgttaatatatttattttctgctTGTATTC
Protein-coding sequences here:
- the LOC123550193 gene encoding arrestin domain-containing protein 17-like → MKLTHFEIKFDNPQGVFAAGMTVSGQVLLNLAKPMKMRSLKIFFVGEGKSHWTKRSGKTTVNYRGSEIYMNALMKLFEAGNLCNIFFVNIKLFLHFVKESQSGSQEHPAGSHAYPFSLQLSASLPSSFEGSRGHVRYLCKCTIDRPWKFDSHVKRAFTVIHHLDLNLVPQAPIPVDGQVRQDIEGCCCSAGSVEASLSLNKTGYVPGEPIVYDIIIDNQSDYSINTVELILIQKTTYQGKSDAFLSSGHPKFHPKTASFSLLHLNCNIKQRSTETINRATLVPSLPPSGLEGCGIINIDYTVELKVPCSGTKLKILKKIILGTIPLQQPTFQVPAQPSAPSPALLAPVTLQPQSISLNVEPVMVPPSYEEALAPPPSYSECVYGRTTIRDADDDDNTTGDTTWAPAYPYYDWSTLPYRGHRPEVATAGPPQYDND